A region of Mesorhizobium sp. AR02 DNA encodes the following proteins:
- a CDS encoding sugar ABC transporter ATP-binding protein, with protein sequence MEHRGPIAHGHAAAADRSDVVLSAERISKSFGGIAALVDVGFELRRGEVHALMGENGAGKSTLMKILSGVYTGYEGTVSVDGRPVSFAGVREAEDAGIAIIHQELNLVPELSVADNIFLGREKLIAGLIVDRKASSRAAGALLQRLGIELDPEARVGALRVGEQQLVEIAKALSMSARILIMDEPTSALSPAECQRLFRIIRQLADSGVAIVYISHRIDEVMHLAGRVTVFRDGRHVLTRPMAELDENAIISAMVGRDLLASSQDEREPDGQTVLSVSNLSLSKPDRHGWRQVIEGVSFDLAAGEILGIGGLLGSGRTEIMEAIFGSSDGRTGGEIRLDGLPVNIRSPRDARRLGIALVTEDRKTQGLHLQASITDNVALPLVGSLARFGIRSLAGEQGLARQAVKALGIRCRDIDQPAGTLSGGNQQKVVIGKWLATRPRVLLLDEPTRGIDVGAKREIYDLIFQLARDGLAIAVISSELPELLHLSDRILVMADGRQTGILSRDAASEEAIMRLAAPRRTLSRPAA encoded by the coding sequence ATGGAGCACAGAGGTCCCATCGCCCATGGGCATGCCGCGGCGGCGGACCGTTCCGATGTCGTCCTGAGCGCCGAGCGCATTTCCAAGAGCTTCGGCGGCATTGCCGCTCTGGTCGATGTCGGCTTCGAATTGCGGCGTGGCGAGGTCCATGCCCTGATGGGCGAGAACGGCGCCGGCAAGTCGACGCTGATGAAGATCCTGTCCGGCGTCTACACCGGCTACGAAGGCACGGTCAGCGTCGATGGAAGGCCGGTCAGCTTCGCCGGCGTACGCGAGGCCGAGGATGCCGGCATCGCCATCATCCACCAGGAGCTCAACCTGGTGCCGGAACTCAGCGTCGCCGACAACATCTTCCTTGGACGCGAGAAACTGATCGCCGGGCTGATCGTCGACCGCAAGGCGAGCAGCCGTGCCGCGGGCGCCTTGCTGCAGCGGCTCGGCATCGAACTCGATCCTGAAGCCCGCGTCGGCGCCTTGCGCGTCGGCGAACAGCAGCTGGTCGAAATCGCCAAGGCGCTGTCGATGTCGGCGCGCATCCTGATCATGGATGAGCCGACCTCGGCACTGTCGCCGGCCGAATGCCAGCGGCTGTTCCGCATCATCCGCCAGCTTGCCGACAGCGGCGTCGCCATCGTCTACATCTCGCATCGCATCGACGAGGTCATGCATCTGGCCGGCCGCGTCACGGTGTTCCGTGACGGGCGCCACGTGTTGACGCGGCCGATGGCCGAGCTCGACGAGAATGCCATCATTTCGGCGATGGTCGGACGGGACCTGCTCGCATCCTCCCAAGACGAGCGGGAGCCCGACGGCCAAACCGTGCTTTCGGTCAGCAATCTGTCGCTGTCGAAGCCCGACCGCCATGGTTGGCGGCAGGTGATCGAAGGGGTCAGCTTCGATCTTGCCGCCGGTGAAATCCTCGGCATAGGCGGCCTTTTGGGCTCAGGCCGCACCGAGATCATGGAAGCGATCTTCGGCTCCAGCGACGGCCGGACCGGTGGCGAGATCCGGCTCGACGGCCTGCCCGTGAATATCCGCTCGCCCCGCGACGCCAGGCGGCTGGGCATCGCGCTGGTCACCGAGGACCGCAAGACGCAAGGCCTGCATCTGCAGGCCTCGATCACGGACAATGTGGCACTGCCGCTGGTCGGGTCTCTGGCACGCTTCGGCATCCGCTCGCTGGCCGGCGAACAGGGGCTGGCGCGACAGGCGGTCAAGGCACTCGGCATCCGTTGCCGGGACATCGACCAGCCCGCCGGCACGCTGTCGGGCGGCAACCAGCAGAAGGTCGTCATCGGCAAGTGGCTGGCGACGAGGCCACGGGTGCTGTTGCTCGACGAGCCGACGCGCGGCATCGATGTCGGTGCCAAGCGCGAGATCTACGACCTCATCTTCCAGCTGGCGCGCGATGGGCTCGCCATCGCCGTCATCAGTTCCGAATTGCCGGAATTGCTGCATCTTTCGGATCGCATCCTGGTGATGGCTGATGGCCGCCAGACCGGCATTCTTTCCCGCGACGCCGCGAGCGAAGAGGCCATCATGCGCCTCGCCGCCCCGCGCCGGACCCTATCGAGACCAGCCGCATGA
- a CDS encoding LacI family DNA-binding transcriptional regulator gives MLHVAEAARVSVATVSALINGTATVSPELSQRIEQAIRDIGYKRNAIARSLKMGTTRTIGLTVPHITNPFFTDVVSVIQQAFDRAGYAVMLCCTDEDLNTQDDQIRLLLDRMVDGLIVARVGDGAILKRIVDDANVPVVLLDRVCDGVDTDTVVLDNQRAVFDAITYLINLGHRRIGYITGTSDISPMHDRMTGYREALHAAGLPVAEELVRSGNFHEIDGYNATMQLLSSHDRPSAIFSANNPMVIGTMKAIRDIGLSCPEDISVACFDDFPWSDVFQPQLTTVAQPVQAIGEQAANLLLDRLAGNRDAPPRKLVLKGRLMIRNSCRPLGAIAQSASA, from the coding sequence ATGCTGCATGTGGCCGAAGCCGCGCGTGTCTCGGTCGCCACCGTGTCGGCGCTGATCAACGGCACGGCGACCGTCAGCCCAGAACTCAGCCAGCGCATCGAACAGGCGATCCGCGATATCGGCTACAAGCGCAATGCGATCGCCCGCAGCCTGAAGATGGGCACGACGCGCACCATCGGGCTGACCGTGCCGCACATCACCAATCCGTTCTTCACCGATGTCGTCTCGGTCATTCAGCAGGCCTTCGACCGCGCTGGCTATGCCGTCATGCTGTGCTGCACGGATGAGGATCTGAACACCCAAGACGACCAGATCCGGCTGCTGCTCGACCGCATGGTCGACGGGCTGATCGTGGCGCGTGTCGGCGATGGCGCCATCCTCAAGCGGATCGTCGACGACGCCAATGTGCCGGTGGTGCTTCTCGATCGCGTCTGCGACGGCGTCGACACCGATACGGTGGTGCTCGACAACCAGCGCGCGGTGTTCGACGCCATCACCTATCTGATCAATCTCGGCCATCGACGCATAGGCTACATCACCGGCACGTCTGATATTTCGCCGATGCATGACCGCATGACCGGGTATCGCGAGGCGCTTCACGCCGCCGGCCTGCCGGTGGCCGAGGAGTTGGTCCGCTCCGGCAATTTCCATGAGATCGACGGCTACAACGCGACCATGCAGCTGCTTTCGTCGCATGACCGGCCAAGCGCGATCTTCTCGGCCAACAACCCGATGGTGATCGGCACCATGAAGGCGATCCGCGACATCGGCCTGTCCTGCCCCGAAGATATTTCGGTTGCCTGCTTCGATGATTTTCCCTGGTCCGACGTGTTCCAGCCGCAGCTGACCACCGTGGCACAGCCGGTACAGGCGATCGGCGAACAGGCGGCCAATCTGCTGCTCGACCGCCTCGCCGGCAACCGGGATGCGCCACCGCGCAAACTCGTGCTCAAGGGCCGGTTGATGATCCGCAACTCGTGTCGGCCGCTGGGGGCAATTGCGCAGAGCGCGAGTGCCTAG
- a CDS encoding inositol monophosphatase family protein, with amino-acid sequence MTHDLDARTQFAIDLARRAGELGLKYFRDLESLTIESKGHQDLVSQADREVELFIRAAIAADYPEDGIVGEEHASVAGATGYVWVIDPIDGTANFVRGIPAWCVVIACARDGETVVGVIHEPSTGETFHGRLGGGAFVNGRPIKASAATSLEEGSVGTGFSNRAEAENIAVLISSILAEGGVFFRNASGALMLAYVASGRLLGYVEEHMNAWDCLAGMLLIEEAGGTVLKADPKTVLQSGTQVITGGKGVFSKLQALCSKVFPV; translated from the coding sequence GTGACACATGATCTTGACGCCCGCACGCAGTTTGCCATCGATCTGGCGCGGCGGGCGGGCGAACTCGGGCTCAAATATTTCCGCGATCTGGAAAGCCTGACCATCGAGAGCAAGGGCCATCAGGACCTGGTCTCGCAAGCCGACCGCGAGGTCGAGCTGTTCATCCGCGCGGCCATCGCAGCCGACTATCCGGAAGACGGCATCGTCGGCGAGGAACATGCCTCGGTCGCTGGCGCGACCGGCTATGTCTGGGTCATCGATCCCATCGACGGCACCGCCAATTTCGTGCGCGGCATTCCGGCCTGGTGCGTGGTGATCGCTTGCGCCCGGGACGGGGAGACGGTCGTCGGCGTCATTCACGAGCCATCGACCGGCGAAACCTTCCACGGCAGGCTCGGCGGCGGCGCCTTCGTCAACGGCAGGCCGATCAAGGCAAGCGCGGCGACCAGCCTGGAAGAGGGCTCGGTGGGGACCGGATTCTCGAACCGGGCCGAGGCCGAGAATATCGCCGTGCTGATCAGCAGTATCCTGGCCGAAGGCGGCGTCTTCTTCCGCAACGCGTCCGGCGCCCTGATGTTGGCCTATGTGGCCTCGGGCCGGCTGCTTGGCTATGTCGAAGAACATATGAACGCCTGGGACTGCCTGGCCGGCATGCTGTTGATCGAGGAGGCCGGCGGCACCGTTCTGAAGGCAGACCCAAAGACGGTGCTGCAGAGCGGAACACAGGTCATCACGGGCGGCAAGGGTGTCTTTTCGAAGCTGCAGGCGCTTTGTTCCAAGGTGTTCCCGGTTTAG
- a CDS encoding LLM class flavin-dependent oxidoreductase yields MTELSVLDLSPIVEGSNASQSLANSLDLARHAERLGYKRYWLAEHHNMPGIASAATSVVIAHVAGGTRTIRVGAGGIMLPNHAPLVIAEQFGTLAALFPGRIDLGLGRAPGTDMNTARALRRNLEAGVDNFPQDVVELMGYFLPAEEGQRLRAVPGEGQSVPIWILGSSLYGAQLAAMLGLPYAFASHFAPAELDHALDIYRSRFQPSEQLDKPHVMLGLNVFAAPTDAEARLLFTSLQQAFVNLRTGRPGRLPPPVENYDRDLDPMAKTMLGQALSCAVVGSPETVRQGIDAFVRRTGADELMVTAQIFDHAARVRSFEILADAHKSLSQAA; encoded by the coding sequence ATGACCGAACTGTCCGTTCTTGACCTGTCGCCGATCGTCGAAGGCAGCAATGCCTCGCAGTCGCTAGCCAATTCGCTCGATCTTGCCCGCCATGCCGAGCGGCTGGGCTACAAGCGCTACTGGCTGGCCGAGCATCACAACATGCCGGGCATTGCGAGCGCCGCCACATCCGTGGTCATCGCCCATGTCGCCGGCGGCACCAGGACCATTCGCGTCGGCGCCGGCGGCATCATGCTGCCCAACCATGCGCCGCTGGTCATCGCCGAGCAGTTTGGCACGCTGGCCGCCCTGTTTCCCGGCCGCATCGATCTCGGCCTTGGCCGGGCACCCGGCACCGACATGAACACCGCGCGCGCCTTGCGCCGCAACCTCGAGGCCGGCGTCGACAATTTTCCGCAGGATGTCGTCGAGCTGATGGGCTATTTCCTGCCGGCCGAGGAAGGCCAGCGCCTCAGGGCCGTGCCCGGCGAAGGCCAGAGCGTGCCGATCTGGATCCTTGGCTCCAGCCTTTATGGCGCGCAGCTCGCCGCCATGCTCGGCCTGCCCTATGCCTTCGCCTCGCATTTCGCGCCGGCCGAGCTCGACCACGCACTGGACATCTACCGCTCGCGCTTCCAGCCGTCGGAACAGCTCGACAAGCCGCATGTCATGCTCGGCCTCAATGTCTTTGCCGCACCCACCGACGCCGAGGCGCGTCTGCTGTTCACCTCCCTGCAGCAGGCCTTCGTCAATCTGCGTACCGGCCGGCCGGGACGATTGCCGCCGCCGGTCGAGAACTATGACAGGGATCTCGACCCGATGGCCAAAACCATGCTCGGCCAGGCGCTGTCCTGCGCCGTCGTCGGCTCTCCCGAAACGGTCCGTCAGGGCATCGATGCCTTCGTGCGCCGCACCGGCGCCGATGAGCTGATGGTCACCGCGCAGATCTTCGATCACGCCGCTCGTGTGCGCTCCTTCGAGATCCTGGCGGATGCGCACAAATCGCTGTCGCAGGCGGCCTGA
- a CDS encoding arylamine N-acetyltransferase family protein — translation MNDVSFDLDAYLARIGYAGPRDTSLDTLKALHFLHPQTIPFENIDPFLGRPVRLDLAALQDKIVLGGRGGYCFEHNLLLMHALKALGFQVGGLAARVLWGQPEDAITARSHMLLRVELDGRTYVADVGFGGLTLTAPLLLEPGAEQKTPHETFRLVEVDDHFRLQASIGGDWRSLYRFDLQPQYEVDYSVTNYFLSTNPTSHFLSSVIAARATPDRRYALRGNRLSIHHLGGRTEQTEIVTAAQLADTLEGQLGIIIPDRTAFEAKVREKKIVETNA, via the coding sequence ATGAACGACGTTTCCTTCGATCTCGACGCCTATCTCGCTCGCATCGGTTACGCCGGTCCGCGGGACACATCGCTGGATACACTGAAGGCGCTGCATTTCCTCCACCCGCAGACGATCCCGTTCGAGAACATCGATCCTTTTCTTGGCCGGCCGGTCCGGCTCGACCTTGCCGCTCTGCAGGACAAGATCGTCCTTGGCGGGCGTGGCGGTTATTGCTTCGAACACAACCTCCTCCTCATGCACGCGCTGAAGGCGCTTGGCTTTCAAGTCGGCGGTCTGGCCGCGCGTGTGCTTTGGGGCCAACCCGAAGACGCCATCACCGCGCGCAGCCACATGCTGCTGCGCGTCGAGCTTGATGGTCGGACCTATGTCGCCGACGTCGGCTTCGGCGGCCTGACCCTGACGGCGCCACTGCTGCTGGAGCCCGGCGCGGAACAGAAAACCCCACACGAGACATTCCGTCTCGTCGAGGTGGACGATCATTTCCGGCTTCAGGCCTCAATCGGCGGCGATTGGCGTTCGCTCTATCGCTTCGACCTGCAGCCACAATATGAGGTCGACTATTCCGTCACCAACTACTTCCTGTCGACCAATCCGACATCGCATTTCCTCTCCTCCGTCATAGCGGCACGCGCTACGCCCGACCGGCGTTACGCGTTGCGCGGCAACCGCCTGTCGATCCATCACCTTGGCGGCCGCACCGAGCAGACAGAGATAGTCACCGCCGCCCAACTCGCCGACACGCTGGAAGGCCAGCTCGGCATCATCATTCCCGACCGCACGGCCTTCGAGGCCAAAGTGCGTGAGAAGAAGATCGTGGAGACCAACGCATGA
- a CDS encoding AI-2E family transporter, which produces MKTEPAVLGAGVAEAEESREVARADTHLMRSLLVGIFIFMTIYALYFARAFFMPVILAFLLALTLTPIVRLLRKRGIPEVVSATLLVLLSICVFASAGYLLSGPVIDLLNNTSSIGQQLTERLAQLRRPLERIMQVSHQIEQMTETSQEPGIQKVAVAQSGILSAAASNILSAGTSLTIIFVLSLFLLASGTMFYEKIIQSFASLSEKKRALRVVYDVEREISHYLLTVTIINAGLGTVIGIGLWALGMPNPLVWGVAAALLNFLPYVGALLTIVLVAVMALISFDTISYALLAPAFVLLCDIVEGQFVTPMVVGRRLEINAVAIFIAIAFWSWLWGFVGALMAVPLLVVIKVFCDHFEGLDHVGNFLAAQQTAVVEDEPVEENGKAAA; this is translated from the coding sequence ATGAAAACCGAACCCGCCGTTTTGGGCGCAGGCGTTGCCGAGGCCGAAGAGTCGCGCGAGGTGGCACGCGCCGACACGCATCTGATGCGCTCGCTTCTGGTCGGCATCTTCATTTTCATGACCATCTACGCCCTCTACTTCGCCCGCGCCTTCTTCATGCCGGTCATCCTGGCCTTCCTGCTGGCGCTGACATTGACGCCGATCGTGCGGCTGCTGCGCAAACGCGGCATTCCCGAAGTGGTGTCGGCAACCTTGCTGGTGCTCTTGTCCATCTGCGTCTTCGCCAGCGCCGGCTATTTGCTCTCGGGCCCGGTTATCGACCTCCTCAACAACACCTCGTCGATCGGCCAGCAGCTCACCGAGCGGCTGGCGCAATTGCGGCGTCCGCTGGAAAGAATCATGCAGGTCTCGCATCAGATCGAGCAAATGACCGAGACCTCGCAGGAGCCGGGCATCCAGAAGGTGGCGGTCGCCCAGTCCGGCATCCTGTCGGCGGCCGCCAGCAACATCCTGTCGGCGGGAACGAGCCTCACCATCATCTTCGTGCTGTCGCTGTTCCTGCTCGCCTCGGGCACGATGTTCTACGAGAAGATCATCCAGTCCTTCGCCAGCCTCAGCGAGAAGAAGCGGGCGCTGCGCGTCGTCTATGACGTCGAGCGCGAAATCTCGCACTATCTGCTCACCGTCACCATCATCAATGCCGGCCTCGGCACGGTCATCGGCATTGGCCTGTGGGCGCTCGGCATGCCCAACCCGCTGGTCTGGGGCGTCGCCGCGGCATTGTTAAACTTCCTGCCCTATGTCGGCGCGCTGTTGACCATCGTGCTGGTCGCGGTGATGGCACTGATCAGCTTCGACACCATTTCCTACGCGCTGCTGGCGCCGGCCTTCGTGCTGTTGTGTGACATTGTCGAAGGCCAGTTCGTGACACCGATGGTGGTCGGCAGGCGCCTGGAGATCAACGCCGTGGCGATCTTCATCGCCATTGCGTTCTGGTCGTGGCTGTGGGGTTTCGTCGGCGCGCTGATGGCGGTGCCGCTGCTGGTCGTCATCAAGGTGTTCTGCGACCATTTCGAGGGGCTCGACCATGTCGGCAATTTCCTCGCCGCGCAGCAAACCGCCGTGGTGGAGGACGAACCCGTCGAGGAGAACGGCAAGGCCGCGGCGTAA
- a CDS encoding carboxymuconolactone decarboxylase family protein yields the protein MQRFTLQTIESAPEQSRPTLKALAERFGFLPNVMATMANNPVLLNGFAGSFGSFHGGSFDEIEKQVLLLTNAVTIKCPWTVAAHSTFAIEDGIAESEVLAIRAGRLPSDPRYAALSALTKALIETRGNVSDADIDAFTSAGYSKAQILEVVTGIGISTMAATTTNMAGTPIEDRFQPQLWSAAA from the coding sequence ATGCAGAGATTCACCCTTCAGACGATCGAGTCTGCGCCGGAACAATCCAGGCCGACGCTGAAAGCCTTGGCAGAGCGATTTGGTTTTCTTCCGAATGTGATGGCGACGATGGCGAACAATCCGGTTCTTCTCAATGGATTCGCCGGCAGCTTCGGCAGCTTTCACGGTGGCAGCTTCGACGAGATCGAAAAGCAGGTGCTGCTGCTGACCAACGCCGTCACGATCAAATGCCCCTGGACCGTTGCCGCCCATTCGACGTTCGCCATCGAAGACGGGATCGCCGAGAGCGAAGTCTTGGCGATCCGGGCGGGCAGGCTGCCGAGCGATCCCAGATATGCGGCGCTGTCGGCACTGACAAAGGCGCTGATCGAGACCAGGGGAAACGTGAGCGACGCCGATATCGACGCGTTTACATCGGCGGGCTATTCGAAGGCCCAGATCCTGGAAGTCGTGACCGGTATCGGCATTTCCACCATGGCGGCAACCACCACCAATATGGCTGGCACGCCGATCGAGGACCGTTTTCAGCCGCAGCTGTGGTCCGCGGCGGCCTGA
- a CDS encoding helix-turn-helix domain-containing protein, translated as MKSADLKTNMTPNLGVLLRHWRDLRGRSQLDLSLDTGISQKQISFVESGRSVPGRQTLMAIAQALDIPLRDRNNLLLAAGYAPMFSEGAWDSAEMTGVTKALKRMLQQHEPFPALVMDRYWNVLMTNDAAPRFFGCFIDMAARQGPRNMLHLMFDPQGMRPFVANWPDVARSLFERVYRESIGRVVDDKTKALLAELLAYPDAKSEWKNPVVIGFMPTIPLSFIKEDRVLNYFSMVTTVGTPQTVAAQELRIECMFPADEATEIHHAEFMKAAGSP; from the coding sequence ATGAAATCGGCCGATCTCAAGACGAACATGACGCCGAACCTCGGCGTGCTTCTGCGCCACTGGCGTGATCTGCGTGGCCGAAGCCAGCTCGACCTGTCGCTCGATACCGGGATTTCGCAAAAGCAGATCAGCTTCGTCGAAAGCGGCCGCAGCGTTCCCGGCCGCCAGACCTTGATGGCCATCGCCCAGGCGCTCGACATCCCCTTGCGCGACCGCAACAATTTGCTGCTGGCGGCAGGCTACGCGCCGATGTTTTCCGAAGGTGCGTGGGACTCAGCCGAGATGACGGGTGTGACCAAAGCCCTGAAGCGCATGTTGCAACAGCACGAGCCCTTCCCGGCCTTGGTCATGGATCGCTACTGGAACGTGCTGATGACCAACGATGCGGCGCCGCGCTTTTTCGGCTGCTTCATCGACATGGCCGCCCGCCAGGGACCGCGCAACATGCTGCACCTGATGTTCGATCCCCAGGGCATGCGCCCGTTCGTCGCCAATTGGCCCGACGTGGCACGCAGTCTGTTCGAGCGTGTCTATCGTGAATCCATTGGCCGCGTCGTCGACGACAAGACAAAGGCATTGCTGGCGGAGCTGCTGGCCTATCCGGACGCGAAAAGTGAGTGGAAGAACCCCGTGGTGATCGGCTTCATGCCGACCATTCCGCTTAGTTTCATCAAGGAGGACCGGGTTCTCAACTACTTCTCGATGGTCACCACAGTAGGCACGCCGCAAACCGTCGCCGCCCAGGAACTGCGCATCGAATGCATGTTCCCGGCGGACGAAGCGACCGAAATCCATCATGCGGAGTTTATGAAGGCCGCCGGCAGCCCATAA
- a CDS encoding LLM class flavin-dependent oxidoreductase, whose protein sequence is MELGLYTFADVSPQPGPGAIGPHERLRNLIEEVELADQVGLDVFGLGEHHRPDYAASAPVVALAAAAERSKRIKLTSAVTVLSSDDPVRVFQQFATLDLLSGGRAEIMAGRGSFIESFPLFGYNLEDYDELFAEKLDLLLAIRDQVKVTWSGNLRAPINDRGVYPRPFQDRLPVWIAIGGTPQSAARAGALGLPLALAIIGGEPARFAPLFDLYREAAKRAGSDPAGLATSINVHGFIAETTEQAADDFYGPQAEVMNRIGRERGWGPTSRAHFDQSRGPNGALFVGSPEQVAEKIVAQHRIFNNDRFLLQMAIGTMPHAKIMKAIELYGTRVAPIVRKETAKSAPAVAAPVA, encoded by the coding sequence ATGGAACTCGGTCTCTACACTTTTGCCGACGTCAGCCCACAGCCCGGCCCCGGCGCCATCGGCCCGCACGAGCGGCTGCGCAACCTGATCGAGGAGGTCGAACTGGCCGACCAGGTCGGCCTCGACGTCTTCGGTCTCGGCGAACATCACCGGCCCGATTATGCCGCCTCAGCGCCGGTCGTGGCCCTGGCGGCGGCTGCCGAGCGCTCGAAACGCATCAAGCTGACCAGCGCGGTCACCGTACTCTCCTCGGACGATCCGGTGCGCGTGTTCCAGCAGTTCGCCACGCTGGATCTTCTGTCGGGCGGCCGTGCCGAGATCATGGCCGGGCGCGGTTCGTTCATCGAATCCTTCCCGCTGTTCGGCTACAATCTCGAGGACTATGACGAGCTCTTCGCCGAAAAGCTCGACCTGCTGCTCGCCATCCGCGATCAGGTGAAGGTCACCTGGTCCGGCAATCTGCGTGCACCGATCAACGATCGCGGCGTCTATCCCCGACCCTTCCAGGACAGGCTGCCGGTCTGGATCGCCATTGGTGGGACGCCACAGTCCGCCGCCCGCGCGGGCGCGCTCGGCCTGCCGTTGGCGCTTGCCATCATCGGCGGCGAGCCGGCACGCTTCGCGCCGCTGTTCGACCTTTACCGCGAAGCCGCCAAACGCGCCGGCAGTGATCCGGCCGGTCTCGCCACCAGCATCAACGTGCACGGCTTCATTGCCGAGACGACCGAGCAGGCGGCCGACGATTTCTACGGTCCGCAGGCCGAGGTGATGAACCGCATCGGCCGTGAGCGTGGCTGGGGCCCGACATCGCGGGCGCATTTCGACCAGTCGCGTGGTCCCAACGGCGCGCTGTTCGTCGGCAGTCCGGAGCAGGTGGCCGAGAAGATCGTTGCCCAGCACAGGATCTTCAACAATGACCGCTTTCTGCTGCAGATGGCGATCGGCACCATGCCGCACGCCAAGATCATGAAGGCGATCGAGCTCTACGGCACGAGAGTGGCGCCGATCGTGCGCAAGGAAACCGCGAAATCCGCTCCGGCGGTGGCTGCGCCCGTCGCCTGA
- a CDS encoding DUF6481 family protein has translation MAIYREKDIFERRNAANEAKKALLERFKSKPAADDPAVVARQAERKAILEAREIREAEKARLKQEKLAREAVEKAEREAAAEAARIAAEEAAQAEAKIKEAEENERIARLLADEAERKAKRDARYAARKQRTGRTPPGFSAR, from the coding sequence TTGGCTATCTACAGGGAAAAAGACATTTTCGAGCGGCGCAATGCCGCGAACGAGGCAAAGAAGGCGCTTCTGGAGCGCTTCAAGTCGAAGCCGGCGGCAGACGATCCTGCAGTCGTGGCACGACAGGCCGAACGCAAGGCAATCCTCGAGGCCCGCGAGATTCGCGAAGCTGAAAAGGCAAGGCTGAAGCAGGAAAAGCTGGCACGCGAGGCGGTCGAGAAGGCCGAACGCGAGGCAGCGGCCGAAGCGGCACGCATTGCGGCCGAAGAGGCGGCACAGGCCGAAGCGAAGATCAAGGAAGCCGAAGAGAACGAGCGCATCGCCCGTTTGCTGGCCGACGAAGCCGAACGCAAAGCAAAACGCGACGCACGCTATGCGGCGCGCAAGCAGCGCACCGGCAGAACGCCTCCAGGCTTCTCAGCCCGCTAA
- the sugE gene encoding quaternary ammonium compound efflux SMR transporter SugE produces the protein MSWILLFFAGLFEIGWAIGLKYTDGFSKLVPTVLTVASMIVSLTLLGLALKALPVGTAYAVWTGIGTVGTALLGIWLLGEPATAIRLACIALIVCGIMGLKFAA, from the coding sequence ATGTCATGGATTCTTCTGTTTTTCGCCGGTCTGTTCGAAATCGGCTGGGCGATCGGCCTCAAATACACTGATGGCTTCTCGAAACTGGTGCCGACGGTCCTCACCGTCGCCTCGATGATCGTCAGCCTTACTTTGCTTGGCCTGGCGCTGAAGGCGCTTCCCGTCGGCACCGCCTATGCGGTGTGGACCGGCATCGGCACCGTCGGCACGGCGCTGCTCGGCATCTGGCTGCTCGGCGAGCCCGCAACCGCGATCCGACTTGCCTGCATCGCGCTGATTGTCTGCGGCATTATGGGGCTGAAGTTCGCGGCTTGA
- a CDS encoding transglutaminase-like domain-containing protein, with protein MRIHIGCEMSFDFPQETPLIAMLNVHYSRASDLERPDFLTSNPPVPIESYRDSFGNWCNRFVAPPGRFTFGTDAVIRAPGTFEMGDLMAWQHEVRDLPADTLLFLLPSRFCESDLLASEAWRLFGHTPLGIPRVQAVCDFVHNHIVFNYGNARPTRTAAEAYREQSGVCRDFAHLAVTFCRALNIPTRYCTGYISDIGMPRPWSSMDFAAWMEVYLGGRWHVFDPRNNAPRIGRILIASGRDAADVPLTHIFGPGTLTGFKVWTDEIVE; from the coding sequence ATGCGGATCCACATCGGCTGCGAGATGAGTTTCGACTTCCCGCAGGAAACGCCGCTTATCGCGATGCTCAATGTCCACTATTCCCGCGCCTCCGATCTCGAGCGCCCGGATTTTTTGACCTCGAATCCGCCGGTGCCGATCGAGAGTTACCGCGACAGTTTCGGCAATTGGTGCAACCGCTTCGTTGCTCCGCCCGGCCGATTCACATTCGGCACCGATGCGGTAATCCGCGCGCCCGGCACTTTCGAAATGGGCGACCTGATGGCCTGGCAGCACGAGGTGCGCGACCTGCCGGCGGACACGCTGCTGTTTTTGCTGCCCAGCCGGTTTTGCGAAAGCGACCTTCTGGCCAGTGAGGCGTGGCGGCTGTTCGGCCATACGCCGCTCGGCATCCCGCGCGTGCAGGCGGTGTGCGATTTCGTCCACAACCATATCGTCTTCAATTACGGCAACGCGCGGCCGACGCGCACCGCCGCGGAAGCCTATCGCGAGCAGAGCGGCGTGTGCCGTGACTTCGCGCATCTCGCCGTCACCTTCTGCCGGGCACTCAACATCCCGACGCGTTACTGCACCGGCTACATCAGCGATATCGGCATGCCGAGGCCGTGGTCGAGCATGGATTTCGCTGCCTGGATGGAAGTCTATCTCGGCGGCCGCTGGCATGTCTTCGACCCGCGCAACAATGCACCGCGGATCGGGCGCATCCTGATCGCCTCCGGCCGTGACGCGGCGGATGTGCCGCTGACCCATATTTTCGGACCAGGGACACTTACCGGCTTCAAGGTGTGGACCGACGAGATCGTCGAATAG